In the Flavobacteriales bacterium genome, CTCATCAAGGGGCAGTTCGAGAAGCACGACAGCACCCCGAAGCGCATCGATGAGATGCTGGAGAACGAGAAGATCGCCATCGCGCCGCTGGCCTACATCCGCGGTCGCAGCCTGAGCAACATTTTCTTCATCGTCGACGAGGCCCAGAACCTGACACCGCTGGAGGTGAAGACCGTGATCAGCCGAGCGGGGGAGGGCACCAAGATCGTCTTCACCGGGGATGTCCATCAGATCGATTCGCCCTTCCTGGACGCCGAGAGCAATGGGTTGAGCTACCTGATCGACAAGGCGAAGGACGACCCCCTGTTCGCGCACATCACACTGGAAAAAGGGGAGCGCAGTCCACTGGCCAACCTGGCGAACGAGTTGTTGTAGGAGCGCTGTGTGCCCGTGCACACGCTCATCCCACGGGCGACCGTGCCCGCGCACACCCCCCACGCGCGGTGTCGAGGGACAGGGTCAGTAGCTGTGCAGACGGTACGACGGGCGCCGCTATCGCGACGCCATCGGGCAGGATGAACCCTTGTTGGGCACGGTGGAGCGCCTCAAAAGAGCTCCTCCACTTCGATGAACTGGAAGTCGAGGCCGAAGAAGCGCTGGTAGTCCTTGCCGGTCTCGGCCATCTCTTCGTCCCCGGTCTCGAAGTGCCAGTTGACGTGCACGCGCTGGCCCCGTTCGTTCACGGCGTTGAGGCGGTCGAAGATGTTGTAGAGGTGTTTGCTGCTGCTGGTGTCCAGGTAGTCCAGCTTCATGTTCACCGTGGTCTCCTCACGTGGCGCACGGAGGTATTCGTCCAGCCAGCGGTAGACCCTGCTGTAGAACTGTTCGGAGTTCGCGGGCAGCGAACGGCCCACGAACTCCATGGTGCCCTGCTCCAGGTCCATGTCGATCTGGGGAGAGGTCTCGGTGCGGTCGATGTGCAGCAGCTTGGTGGCCATGGGGTACGGCACGAAGCTACCGGCCCCCTGACCGGGCCACCCGGTGGATCCCGATGTGATGCCAACAATGGGGCGTGAACAGCGGCGCGTCAGCGACCGCGGTATTCCGTCAGGATCTCCTGGTCGCTGGGAAGCACGATCTCGGTATCGTTCACGCGCCGCACCCAGTAGAGGTATTTGCCGGTCCCCTGGCAGGCGAAGGCGGCCATGGTCTCGTTCGCGGCGAGGGCCTTCACAGGAAAGGTGCGCCAGGTCCCGTTCTTCTCCTGCATGGCCACCTTCACTTCCACGAGCTGTGGGCAGGTGTTCTGCAGCTCGATGAGGTAGGTGCCGCTGAAATCGCGCTTGTACCCCTCCTTGTAGAACTCGCACTTTTCGCAGGGCTTTCCCCATGCGGAGGAGGCCTTCACGATGCAGTCGTTGGCGTCCATGTCCTGGGCAAGTGCACGGACGGCCATACCCAGCGTGAGGAGGATGGTGGAGAGGCGCTTCATTTGCAGCGGTTGTTGGTGAGGATGATCCTGGCCTCGGCATTGCCCATGCGCTGGCTCGTTCGCCAATCCTTGCACGCACCGGCCGGATCGCCTGAGCCCTTCCTGGCCCAACCCCTGTTGTTGAAGGCCTCCTCATTCCTGGGGTCCAGGGTGATCACATGGTCGAAGTC is a window encoding:
- a CDS encoding DUF1987 domain-containing protein, translating into MATKLLHIDRTETSPQIDMDLEQGTMEFVGRSLPANSEQFYSRVYRWLDEYLRAPREETTVNMKLDYLDTSSSKHLYNIFDRLNAVNERGQRVHVNWHFETGDEEMAETGKDYQRFFGLDFQFIEVEELF